Proteins from one Mycobacterium adipatum genomic window:
- a CDS encoding ArsA family ATPase, giving the protein MSAEVSPAPARVSLFVGKGGVGKSTLATATAVRAARSGLRVLIVSTDQAHSTGDVLGVSVVPTGRREPTRVLADLDTGSGDGGGGFLDALALDTLALLETRWREIAAVLVDKFPHSELGTLAPEELSALPGVQEVLGLHEVGELADSGAWDHVVVDCASTADALRMLTLPATFGLYLERAWPRHRRLGQPPADLASAATVALVERVADGTEKLSALLADASRVSAHLVLTAERVVAAEAARTLGSLALMGVRVEELLVNQILVQDDSFEYRNLPAHPAFDWYSERIAEQQVVLGELDTAIGDVKLVLVPHLAGEPIGPKALGELLDAARLRDGSPPPGPLRPVVDRESGTGLDAVYRMRLELPQVDRGALTLGRVDDDLIIGSGGLRRRVRLASVLRRCIVIDAQFRGGELTVRFRPNPEVWPT; this is encoded by the coding sequence CTGAGTGCCGAGGTTTCACCCGCGCCCGCCCGGGTCAGCCTGTTCGTCGGCAAGGGTGGGGTAGGCAAGTCGACGTTGGCCACCGCCACCGCTGTCCGCGCGGCGCGCAGCGGTCTTCGGGTGCTCATCGTGTCCACCGATCAGGCGCATTCCACCGGCGATGTGCTGGGCGTGAGCGTCGTCCCGACCGGACGACGGGAGCCGACCCGGGTATTGGCGGACCTGGATACCGGATCCGGCGACGGGGGCGGCGGATTCCTCGACGCGCTGGCACTGGACACGCTGGCCCTGCTGGAGACCCGATGGCGTGAGATCGCCGCCGTCCTGGTGGACAAGTTCCCGCACTCTGAGTTGGGAACGCTTGCTCCCGAGGAGCTTTCGGCGCTGCCCGGCGTCCAGGAGGTGCTCGGCCTGCACGAGGTCGGCGAACTCGCCGACTCCGGGGCGTGGGATCACGTCGTGGTGGACTGCGCCTCGACCGCCGACGCGCTGCGCATGCTGACCCTGCCCGCGACGTTCGGCCTGTACCTGGAGCGGGCCTGGCCACGGCACCGCCGTCTCGGCCAACCGCCGGCCGACCTGGCTTCGGCCGCCACCGTGGCGTTGGTGGAGCGGGTCGCCGACGGTACCGAGAAGCTCTCGGCCCTGCTTGCCGACGCGTCACGGGTGAGCGCGCATCTGGTGCTCACCGCCGAGCGGGTGGTCGCCGCGGAAGCCGCGCGCACGCTCGGGTCACTGGCGCTGATGGGGGTTCGGGTCGAGGAGCTGCTGGTCAATCAGATTCTGGTGCAGGATGATTCCTTCGAATACCGCAACCTGCCCGCGCACCCGGCGTTCGACTGGTACTCCGAACGCATCGCCGAGCAGCAGGTGGTGCTCGGCGAGCTGGACACCGCCATCGGCGATGTGAAGCTGGTGCTGGTGCCGCACCTGGCCGGCGAGCCGATCGGGCCCAAGGCGCTGGGTGAACTGCTCGATGCCGCCCGATTGCGGGACGGTTCACCACCACCGGGCCCGCTGCGCCCGGTGGTGGACCGCGAATCCGGCACCGGCCTCGATGCCGTGTACCGGATGCGGCTAGAGTTGCCGCAGGTCGACCGCGGTGCGCTCACACTGGGCCGGGTCGACGATGATCTGATCATCGGGTCCGGGGGGTTGCGCCGACGGGTTCGGCTGGCATCTGTGCTGCGACGCTGCATCGTGATCGACGCGCAGTTCCGAGGCGGGGAATTGACGGTGCGCTTCAGACCGAATCCGGAGGTGTGGCCCACATGA
- a CDS encoding polyketide cyclase / dehydrase and lipid transport: MNSVQIADETFVCADPADVGRAVADTSSWRRWWPDLRLTVVEDRGPAGQRWTVAGALTGTMEVWLQPMMDGVILHYFLHAEPPGDPARLDLAKLNHARRVAGKNMAFEVKARLEAARPVGVSRLA, from the coding sequence ATGAACAGCGTGCAGATCGCCGATGAGACCTTTGTGTGCGCCGACCCGGCCGATGTCGGGCGGGCGGTCGCCGACACGTCGAGCTGGCGGCGCTGGTGGCCCGATCTGCGGCTCACGGTGGTGGAGGACCGCGGTCCGGCCGGCCAGCGCTGGACGGTGGCCGGGGCGTTGACCGGCACCATGGAGGTCTGGTTGCAGCCCATGATGGACGGTGTCATCCTGCACTACTTCCTGCACGCCGAGCCGCCCGGCGACCCGGCACGGCTGGATCTGGCAAAGCTGAACCACGCCCGCCGGGTGGCGGGCAAGAACATGGCCTTCGAGGTCAAGGCGCGGCTGGAGGCCGCGCGACCGGTGGGGGTCTCCCGCCTGGCCTGA
- a CDS encoding peptidase, which yields MPPTPSATPSSTPSTAATTSISLPDGRTARLRGLGGARSTPMIGRLSAELPAAVAAVTGFWGPDWPREIVVVVTESTEQFRVLAHGSPDIAAATTADGIVFAPGAADMSDTALRIVVRHELFHYAARGQTVADAPLWGTEGVADYVGRPAAAAPGPERAELLARLPEDTDLQTTGAARSLAYDRAWWFSRYIADRYGPQTLRALYLRACGPGHPDPATAVRETLHEDIGDVLVQWRRWMTG from the coding sequence GTGCCTCCAACGCCCAGTGCGACGCCCAGTTCGACGCCCAGTACCGCGGCGACAACCAGCATCTCGCTGCCCGACGGGCGCACCGCCCGACTGCGCGGCCTCGGCGGCGCACGCAGCACGCCGATGATCGGCCGCCTCAGCGCCGAACTCCCCGCGGCAGTGGCCGCCGTCACCGGGTTCTGGGGGCCTGATTGGCCGCGCGAGATCGTGGTCGTGGTCACCGAATCCACCGAACAGTTCCGTGTGCTCGCGCACGGCAGCCCCGATATCGCCGCGGCCACCACCGCCGACGGCATCGTGTTCGCGCCGGGCGCGGCGGACATGAGCGACACCGCGCTGCGGATCGTGGTGCGCCACGAACTGTTCCACTACGCCGCGCGGGGGCAGACGGTTGCGGACGCCCCGCTGTGGGGCACCGAGGGCGTCGCCGACTATGTGGGCCGCCCGGCCGCCGCTGCACCGGGACCCGAGCGTGCCGAGTTGTTGGCTCGGCTGCCCGAGGACACCGACCTGCAGACCACGGGGGCGGCCCGGTCGCTGGCCTACGACCGGGCGTGGTGGTTCAGCCGCTACATTGCCGACCGGTACGGCCCGCAGACACTGCGTGCGTTGTACCTGCGGGCCTGCGGCCCGGGACATCCCGACCCGGCCACCGCCGTGCGCGAGACACTGCACGAAGATATCGGCGACGTGCTGGTGCAGTGGCGCCGGTGGATGACCGGATGA
- a CDS encoding class II 3-deoxy-7-phosphoheptulonate synthase, producing the protein MNWTVDVPIDQLPALPPLPEGLRQRLDSALAKPALQQPSWDPGQAKAMRTVLESVPPVTVPSEVEKLKSQLAAVARGEAFLLQGGDCAETFVDNTEPHIRANIRTLLQMAVVLTYGASMPVVKVARIAGQYAKPRSSDTDALGLKSYRGDMINGFAPDDAIRQHDPSRLVRAYANASAAMNLVRALTSSGMASLQAVHDWNREFVRTSPAGARYEALAGEIDRGLRFMTACGVNDRNLDTAEIYASHEALVLDYERAMLRMDSGAAPDSADEPKLYDLSAHYLWIGERTRQIDGAHVALAEVIANPIGIKIGPTTSPELAVEYVERLDPRNEPGRLTLISRMGNQKVRDVLPAIIEKVQASGHQVIWQCDPMHGNTHESSTGYKTRHFDRIVDEVQGFFEVHHALGTHPGGIHVEITGENVTECLGGAQDISDSDLAGRYETACDPRLNTQQSLELAFLVAEMLRG; encoded by the coding sequence GTGAACTGGACCGTCGACGTGCCCATCGATCAGCTGCCCGCGCTCCCGCCGCTTCCCGAGGGCCTGCGCCAGCGCCTCGATTCGGCGTTGGCCAAGCCGGCCCTGCAGCAGCCCAGCTGGGATCCCGGTCAGGCCAAGGCGATGCGCACCGTGCTGGAGAGCGTGCCACCGGTGACCGTGCCGTCGGAGGTCGAGAAGCTCAAGAGCCAGCTGGCGGCCGTCGCCCGTGGTGAGGCATTCCTGCTGCAGGGCGGCGACTGCGCCGAGACGTTCGTGGACAACACCGAGCCGCACATCCGGGCCAACATCCGGACCCTGCTGCAGATGGCCGTGGTGCTCACCTACGGCGCCAGCATGCCGGTGGTCAAGGTGGCCCGGATCGCCGGCCAGTACGCCAAACCGCGCTCCTCGGATACCGATGCACTGGGCTTGAAGTCCTACCGCGGCGACATGATCAACGGGTTCGCGCCCGACGACGCCATCCGCCAGCATGATCCGTCGCGTTTGGTGCGGGCCTACGCCAATGCCAGCGCCGCGATGAATCTGGTGCGCGCGCTGACCTCCTCGGGGATGGCATCGCTGCAGGCCGTGCACGACTGGAACCGCGAGTTCGTACGGACCTCGCCCGCCGGCGCCCGCTACGAGGCGCTGGCCGGGGAGATCGACCGCGGGCTGCGCTTCATGACGGCCTGCGGAGTCAACGACCGCAACCTGGACACCGCCGAGATCTACGCCAGCCACGAGGCGCTGGTCCTCGACTACGAACGTGCGATGCTGCGGATGGACTCCGGGGCGGCCCCCGATTCGGCCGACGAGCCCAAGCTCTACGACCTGTCCGCGCACTACCTGTGGATCGGTGAGCGCACCCGCCAGATCGACGGCGCCCATGTCGCGCTGGCCGAGGTGATCGCCAACCCGATCGGTATCAAGATCGGCCCGACCACCTCGCCGGAACTGGCGGTCGAGTACGTCGAGCGGCTCGATCCGCGCAACGAGCCGGGACGTCTGACGCTGATCAGCCGGATGGGCAACCAGAAGGTCCGCGACGTGCTGCCGGCGATCATCGAGAAGGTGCAGGCGTCCGGGCACCAGGTGATCTGGCAGTGCGATCCCATGCACGGCAACACCCACGAGTCCTCGACCGGCTACAAGACCCGGCATTTCGACCGGATCGTCGACGAGGTCCAGGGGTTCTTCGAGGTGCACCACGCACTGGGCACCCATCCCGGCGGTATCCACGTCGAGATCACCGGTGAGAACGTCACCGAATGTCTCGGAGGTGCGCAGGACATCTCCGATTCCGATCTGGCCGGCCGTTACGAGACGGCCTGCGACCCGCGGCTGAACACCCAGCAGTCCCTGGAGCTGGCGTTCCTGGTCGCCGAGATGCTGCGCGGCTGA
- a CDS encoding polyadenylate-specific 3'-exoribonuclease AS translates to MRFFYDTEFIDNGRTIELISIGVAAEDGREYYAISTEFDPERAGSWVRKNVLPKLPSPSSKLWRSRRQIRTELEDFFDIDGDEPIELWAWVGAYDHVVLCQLWGPMTDLPPAIPRFTRELRQFWEERGCPRMPPRPRDAHDALVDARHNLHRYELMTDQGDWAVRS, encoded by the coding sequence ATGCGTTTCTTCTACGACACCGAGTTCATCGACAACGGTCGCACCATCGAGCTCATCTCGATCGGGGTGGCCGCCGAGGACGGTCGCGAATATTACGCCATCTCAACGGAATTCGATCCGGAGCGGGCCGGTAGCTGGGTGCGCAAAAACGTGCTGCCCAAGCTGCCCTCACCGTCGTCGAAGCTGTGGCGTTCGCGGCGGCAGATCCGCACCGAGTTGGAGGACTTCTTCGATATCGACGGGGACGAGCCGATCGAGCTGTGGGCCTGGGTCGGCGCCTACGACCACGTGGTGCTCTGCCAGCTGTGGGGTCCGATGACCGATCTGCCGCCGGCGATACCGCGGTTCACCAGGGAGCTGCGTCAGTTCTGGGAGGAGCGCGGCTGCCCGCGGATGCCACCGCGTCCGCGCGACGCTCACGACGCGCTCGTCGACGCGCGGCACAACCTGCACCGCTATGAGCTGATGACGGATCAGGGGGACTGGGCAGTTAGGTCCTGA
- a CDS encoding glycosyltransferase family 4 protein, whose product MTRVLLVTNDFPPRRGGIQSYLEAFVGELTSTGNHELTVYAPTWKGAPDYDERAGYRVVRHPTTLMVPEPTVAHRMRALIAEHGIETVWFGAAAPLALLSPLARKAGATRVVASTHGHEVGWSMLPVARHALRRIGDDADVITYVSGYTRGRFAAAFGPRASLERLSPGVDVDRFTPDSVSRAQLRARYELGDRPVVVCLSRLVPRKGQDMLIRAFDQIRRRVPGAALVIVGGGPYRESLHKLAHRIGVADDVLFTGGVPGEELPAHHAMADVFAMPCRTRGAGLDVEGLGIVFLEASASGVPVVAGRSGGAPETVRDGETGWVVDGTDVDAIAAAVGDLLADPDTAARMGAAGRDWVVRNWQWRTQGARLQRLLTPR is encoded by the coding sequence ATGACCCGGGTGCTGTTGGTGACCAATGACTTTCCCCCGCGTCGCGGTGGCATCCAGTCGTATCTGGAGGCCTTCGTCGGCGAGCTGACCAGCACGGGCAACCACGAGCTGACGGTGTACGCCCCGACCTGGAAGGGCGCGCCGGACTACGACGAGCGCGCCGGTTACCGGGTGGTGCGTCACCCGACCACGCTGATGGTGCCCGAACCGACGGTCGCCCACCGGATGCGTGCCCTGATCGCCGAACACGGCATCGAGACGGTGTGGTTCGGCGCGGCAGCGCCGCTTGCCCTGCTGTCACCGCTGGCGCGCAAGGCCGGTGCCACCCGGGTGGTGGCCAGCACGCACGGCCACGAGGTCGGCTGGTCGATGCTGCCGGTGGCGCGCCACGCGCTGCGCCGCATCGGCGACGACGCCGACGTGATCACCTACGTCAGCGGCTACACCCGGGGTCGGTTCGCCGCGGCGTTCGGTCCGCGGGCCAGCCTGGAACGACTGTCTCCCGGGGTCGATGTCGACCGCTTCACCCCCGACTCGGTGTCCCGCGCGCAACTGCGTGCCCGTTATGAGCTGGGGGACCGGCCGGTGGTTGTGTGCCTGTCCCGGCTGGTGCCGCGCAAGGGCCAGGACATGCTGATCCGCGCGTTCGACCAGATCCGCCGGCGGGTGCCCGGTGCGGCGCTGGTGATCGTCGGTGGCGGACCGTACCGGGAGAGCCTGCACAAACTCGCGCACCGCATCGGGGTGGCCGACGATGTGCTGTTCACCGGCGGCGTCCCGGGCGAGGAACTGCCGGCTCACCACGCGATGGCCGACGTGTTCGCCATGCCGTGCCGCACCCGCGGCGCAGGACTGGACGTCGAGGGCCTCGGCATCGTGTTCCTGGAGGCGTCGGCGTCCGGTGTGCCGGTGGTGGCCGGCCGCTCCGGGGGCGCCCCGGAAACGGTGCGCGACGGCGAGACCGGCTGGGTGGTCGACGGCACCGATGTGGACGCCATCGCCGCCGCCGTCGGCGACCTGCTTGCCGACCCGGACACCGCGGCCCGGATGGGCGCGGCGGGGCGGGACTGGGTCGTGCGGAACTGGCAGTGGCGCACCCAGGGTGCGCGACTGCAGCGGCTGCTGACGCCCCGCTGA
- a CDS encoding glycosyltransferase family 87 protein: MRIRWTPVGPAGRLSVLWRLFQLATLAMLGWAAWRLLGHAVYRIDIDVYRMGGRAWLDGTELYNDATVFQTQAGLDLPFTYPPLAAAAFSPFAVLTLPAASAAITLTTLVLLIVSTHIVLTRLRVWEHSSLRTPAWARRGWLAAALVAPAVTFVEPIRANFEFGQINVVLMTLVIADCVPRRTPWPRGLLLGLAIAVKLTPAVFLLYFLLRRDVRALLVTTASALAATLLGFALAWRDSWVYWTETLRDTDRIGSATLNTNQNISGMLARLGAGEEARFALWVLLCFAVLGLTVWAVLRLLRAGAESDEAVLAVICVAMFGLVVSPVSWSHHWVWVLPTVVVTVVVGLRRHALGLVLVGLAGLALTIWTPITLMPEHQETAASLWRRLAGGSYLWWALAVIIAAGTVRPSRVPVDGRQPADPLPAQST, from the coding sequence ATGAGGATTCGGTGGACGCCCGTCGGGCCTGCGGGGCGGCTGTCGGTGCTGTGGCGGCTCTTTCAGCTGGCAACCCTGGCGATGCTCGGCTGGGCGGCCTGGCGGCTGTTGGGCCACGCCGTCTACCGCATCGATATCGACGTGTACCGGATGGGCGGTCGCGCCTGGCTGGACGGCACCGAGCTCTACAACGACGCCACCGTCTTCCAGACCCAGGCCGGACTGGACCTGCCGTTCACCTATCCGCCGCTGGCCGCCGCGGCGTTCTCGCCGTTCGCCGTGCTCACGCTGCCCGCGGCCAGCGCCGCGATCACCCTGACCACCCTGGTGCTGCTGATCGTGTCCACGCATATCGTGCTCACCCGGCTGCGGGTGTGGGAACACTCGTCGCTGCGGACGCCGGCCTGGGCACGCCGCGGCTGGCTGGCCGCCGCGCTGGTGGCCCCGGCGGTGACATTCGTCGAACCGATCCGGGCCAACTTCGAATTCGGCCAGATCAACGTGGTGCTGATGACGCTGGTGATCGCCGACTGCGTGCCGCGGCGCACGCCGTGGCCGCGCGGCCTGCTGCTGGGTCTGGCCATCGCGGTGAAGCTGACCCCGGCGGTCTTCCTGCTGTACTTCCTGCTGCGCCGCGACGTGCGCGCGCTGCTGGTCACCACGGCCTCGGCGCTGGCGGCCACCCTGCTCGGGTTCGCGCTGGCCTGGCGCGACTCGTGGGTGTACTGGACCGAGACGCTGCGTGACACCGACCGCATCGGGTCCGCGACGCTGAACACCAACCAGAACATCTCCGGCATGCTGGCCCGGCTCGGCGCCGGTGAGGAAGCGCGTTTCGCGCTGTGGGTGCTGCTGTGCTTCGCCGTACTCGGGTTGACCGTCTGGGCGGTGCTGCGGCTGCTGCGTGCGGGTGCCGAGAGCGACGAGGCCGTGCTGGCGGTGATCTGCGTGGCGATGTTCGGGCTGGTGGTGTCCCCGGTGTCGTGGTCGCATCACTGGGTGTGGGTGCTGCCGACCGTGGTGGTGACCGTGGTCGTCGGGCTGCGCCGTCACGCCCTGGGTCTGGTGCTGGTGGGCCTGGCGGGTCTGGCGCTGACGATCTGGACGCCGATCACGCTGATGCCCGAACACCAGGAGACGGCGGCCTCGCTGTGGCGCAGGCTCGCCGGCGGATCGTATCTGTGGTGGGCGCTCGCGGTGATCATCGCGGCCGGCACCGTGCGCCCGTCACGGGTTCCGGTCGACGGCCGCCAGCCCGCCGACCCGCTGCCCGCGCAGTCGACTTAG
- a CDS encoding AMP-dependent synthetase/ligase, which produces MREFTVPASFEIAEYDTVVSSVYTHEREDPDHVIFQRLVDGTWTDVTCAQAAGQIRSAALGLIAHGVRPGDRVALLSATRYEWPIIDFAILSIGAVTVPIYETSAPEQIRHVLTDSGSVLVLAETDAHADRVEQLKDQLPEVRTVLRIESATTEPALDVLARAGASEDPAAIDARVAAIKSTDPATLIYTSGTTGLPKGCQLTHSNLLYEIRGAKAAFPTLLRKGERLLVFLPLAHVLARAITIGAFANKVALGFTSDIKNLVPALGVFKPTLVVSVPRVFEKVYNTAEQNARNDGKGRIFDIAAHTAIEFSQATDAGGPGLVLKLKHALFDKLVYGKLRAALGGNCRAAISGGAPLGARLGHFYRGVGLTIYEGYGLTESSAAVTANQVGAVKIGSVGKLLPGNSMRLADDHELLLRGGVVFSGYWRNEQATKDAFTDGWFHTGDLGDIDADGFLTIIGRKKEIIVTAGGKNVAPAVLEDRLRAHPLISQAMAVGDAQPFIAALITIDPEAFVGWKQRHGKAESASVADLTEDPDLTAEIELAVKEANQAVSKAEAIRTFRVLPVDFTEDTGELTPTLKVKRKVVAEKFADDIAAIYA; this is translated from the coding sequence GTGCGTGAGTTCACCGTTCCGGCATCGTTCGAGATCGCCGAGTATGACACCGTCGTCAGCTCGGTCTACACACACGAACGCGAGGACCCCGACCATGTCATCTTCCAGCGCCTGGTGGACGGCACCTGGACCGATGTCACCTGCGCTCAGGCCGCCGGCCAGATCCGTTCGGCCGCTTTGGGTCTGATCGCTCACGGAGTGCGCCCCGGCGACCGGGTCGCGCTGCTGTCGGCCACCCGTTACGAATGGCCGATCATCGACTTCGCGATCCTGTCCATCGGGGCGGTCACCGTGCCGATCTACGAGACTTCGGCGCCCGAGCAGATCCGCCATGTGCTCACCGACTCGGGCTCGGTGCTGGTGCTCGCCGAGACCGATGCGCACGCCGACCGTGTCGAGCAGCTCAAAGACCAGTTGCCCGAGGTGCGCACCGTGCTGCGCATCGAGAGCGCCACCACCGAGCCCGCCCTCGACGTGCTGGCCCGGGCCGGGGCATCCGAAGATCCCGCCGCCATCGATGCCCGGGTCGCGGCGATCAAGTCGACCGACCCGGCGACGCTGATCTACACCTCGGGCACCACCGGCCTGCCCAAGGGCTGCCAGCTGACCCATTCCAACCTGCTCTACGAGATCCGGGGCGCCAAGGCCGCCTTCCCGACGCTGCTGCGCAAGGGCGAGCGGTTGCTGGTCTTCCTGCCGCTGGCGCACGTGCTGGCCCGGGCGATCACCATCGGCGCGTTCGCCAACAAGGTCGCGCTCGGCTTCACCAGCGATATCAAGAACCTGGTGCCGGCCCTGGGCGTCTTCAAGCCGACGCTGGTGGTGTCGGTGCCGCGGGTGTTCGAGAAGGTGTACAACACCGCCGAGCAGAACGCGCGCAACGACGGTAAGGGCCGCATCTTCGACATCGCCGCCCACACCGCCATCGAGTTCAGCCAGGCCACCGACGCCGGCGGGCCCGGTTTGGTGTTGAAGCTCAAGCACGCGTTGTTCGACAAGCTGGTCTACGGCAAGCTGCGTGCCGCCCTGGGTGGCAATTGCCGCGCCGCGATCTCCGGTGGCGCACCGTTGGGCGCCCGGCTGGGGCACTTCTACCGCGGTGTCGGCCTGACCATCTACGAAGGCTATGGACTGACCGAGAGCAGCGCCGCGGTCACCGCCAACCAGGTGGGCGCGGTCAAGATCGGTTCGGTCGGTAAGTTGTTGCCCGGCAACAGCATGCGACTGGCCGACGATCACGAGCTGCTGCTCCGCGGCGGGGTGGTGTTCAGCGGCTATTGGCGCAACGAGCAAGCCACCAAGGACGCTTTCACCGACGGCTGGTTCCACACCGGCGACCTCGGTGACATCGACGCCGACGGCTTCCTGACGATTATCGGGCGCAAGAAGGAGATCATCGTCACCGCCGGCGGCAAGAATGTTGCCCCGGCGGTGCTCGAGGACCGGCTGCGCGCGCATCCGTTGATCAGCCAGGCGATGGCGGTCGGCGACGCCCAACCGTTCATCGCGGCGTTGATCACCATCGACCCGGAGGCCTTCGTGGGCTGGAAACAGCGCCACGGCAAGGCGGAGTCCGCGTCGGTGGCCGATCTGACCGAGGACCCCGACCTCACCGCCGAGATCGAGCTGGCGGTCAAGGAGGCCAATCAGGCGGTGTCCAAGGCCGAGGCGATCCGCACCTTCCGGGTGCTGCCGGTCGATTTCACCGAGGACACCGGTGAGCTCACCCCGACGCTGAAGGTCAAGCGCAAGGTGGTCGCGGAGAAGTTCGCCGACGATATCGCGGCGATCTACGCCTGA
- a CDS encoding lysophospholipid acyltransferase family protein: MWFWFYKYILMGPLLSLLGRPKVQGLEYVPDSGAVILASNHLAVADSFYLPLVVKRRITFLAKAEYFTGTGLKGKLTKFFYSSTGQVPIDRTDADSAHAALTTAQRILAEGKLLGMYPEGTRSPDGRLYKGKTGLARVALESGVPVIPVAMIGTNVVNPPGGKMWHFGRVEVRFGKPMDFSRFEGLAGNRFIERAVIDEVMYELMRLGGQEYVDLYAADLKEKAEAAAKPAVTAKAG; this comes from the coding sequence ATGTGGTTCTGGTTCTACAAGTACATCCTGATGGGCCCGTTGCTGTCCCTGCTGGGTCGGCCGAAAGTGCAAGGGCTGGAATATGTTCCGGACTCCGGCGCGGTGATCCTGGCCAGTAACCACCTGGCCGTCGCGGACAGCTTCTATCTTCCGCTGGTGGTCAAGCGCCGCATCACCTTCCTGGCTAAGGCCGAGTACTTCACCGGCACCGGCCTCAAGGGCAAGCTGACCAAGTTCTTCTACTCCTCGACCGGCCAGGTGCCGATCGACCGCACCGACGCCGACTCGGCACACGCTGCGCTGACGACGGCACAGCGAATTCTGGCCGAAGGAAAACTGCTCGGGATGTACCCGGAGGGCACCCGCTCCCCGGACGGTCGGCTCTACAAGGGCAAGACCGGCCTGGCCCGTGTCGCCCTGGAGAGCGGCGTCCCGGTCATTCCGGTCGCGATGATCGGAACCAACGTCGTCAATCCTCCCGGCGGCAAGATGTGGCATTTCGGGCGGGTCGAGGTCCGCTTCGGCAAGCCGATGGATTTCAGCCGGTTCGAGGGGCTGGCCGGTAACCGGTTCATCGAGCGTGCCGTCATCGACGAGGTGATGTACGAGTTGATGCGGCTGGGCGGTCAGGAGTACGTCGACCTGTACGCGGCCGATCTCAAGGAGAAGGCCGAGGCCGCAGCCAAGCCCGCGGTGACCGCCAAGGCGGGCTAA
- a CDS encoding SRPBCC family protein codes for MAEKTAQTIYIEADPSTVMDVIADIGSYPQWVAEYKETEVLDADASGYPKTARLVLDAAVLRDTMVLSYHWPTDRQSVTWTLVSSSLLKALDGAYRLSPKGSGTDVTYELSVDLVIPMIGLLKRKAERRLTDTALKDLKKRVEVAVS; via the coding sequence GTGGCGGAGAAGACGGCGCAGACGATTTACATCGAGGCTGACCCCTCGACGGTGATGGACGTGATCGCCGATATCGGCTCCTACCCGCAATGGGTGGCCGAGTACAAGGAAACCGAGGTGCTCGACGCCGACGCCTCGGGCTACCCGAAGACGGCCCGGCTGGTGCTGGATGCCGCGGTGCTCCGGGACACCATGGTGCTGTCCTATCACTGGCCCACCGATCGTCAGTCGGTCACCTGGACGTTGGTCTCCAGTTCGCTGCTCAAGGCCCTCGACGGGGCGTATCGGTTGTCGCCCAAGGGTTCCGGCACCGACGTCACCTACGAGCTCTCCGTCGACCTGGTCATTCCGATGATTGGGCTGCTCAAACGCAAAGCCGAGCGGCGACTCACCGACACCGCGCTGAAGGACCTCAAGAAGCGAGTAGAGGTGGCAGTGAGCTGA